In the genome of Flavivirga spongiicola, one region contains:
- the rny gene encoding ribonuclease Y, which translates to MDNSIIYAVGGVILGLIIGFIITKRLEKNNASKLVKEAKKNADLILKEAKSEGERLKKDKILQAKEKFIELKSEHEKVILSRDKKMAEAEKRTRDKESQISNELSKGKKLNESLDGKIKGYNHRLDVLEKRQEELDKLHKNQVQQLEVISSLSAEEAKEQLVESLKGEAKNDAMAYIQSSLEEAKLTAEQEAKKVIINTIQRIGTEEAVDNCVSVFNIESDDVKGRIIGREGRNIRAIEAATGVEIIVDDTPEAIILSCFDSVRREIARLSLHKLVTDGRIHPARIEEIVKKTQKQIEQEIIEVGKRTVIDLGIHNLNPELIKMVGRMKYRSSYGQNLLQHSREVAKLCGVMAAELGLNPKLAKRAGLLHDIGKVPDAEADMETPHAILGMQWAEKFGEKADVCNAIGAHHDEIEMKSLLAPIIQVCDAISGARPGARRQVLDSYIQRLKDLEDIAFGFTGVKKAYAIQAGRELRVIVESEKVDDQKAADLSFSISQKVQTDMTYPGQVKVTVIRETRAVNIAK; encoded by the coding sequence ATGGACAACTCAATTATATATGCAGTAGGAGGTGTTATTTTAGGACTCATCATAGGTTTTATTATAACAAAGAGGCTTGAAAAAAATAATGCTTCTAAACTTGTAAAAGAAGCAAAGAAAAATGCAGATCTAATTCTAAAAGAGGCTAAAAGTGAAGGAGAAAGGCTTAAAAAAGATAAAATTCTTCAAGCCAAAGAAAAATTTATAGAGCTCAAGTCTGAGCATGAAAAAGTTATCTTATCTAGAGATAAGAAAATGGCCGAAGCCGAAAAACGTACACGTGATAAAGAATCGCAAATATCAAACGAACTTTCAAAAGGGAAAAAACTTAATGAAAGTTTAGACGGTAAAATAAAGGGCTATAATCATAGACTTGATGTTCTTGAAAAAAGACAAGAGGAACTTGATAAGCTTCATAAAAATCAAGTGCAACAATTAGAGGTCATTTCGAGCCTTTCTGCAGAAGAAGCTAAAGAACAATTAGTAGAGTCTTTAAAAGGTGAAGCTAAAAATGATGCCATGGCTTACATTCAAAGCTCTTTAGAAGAGGCTAAATTAACGGCAGAACAAGAAGCAAAAAAAGTTATTATAAATACCATACAACGTATAGGAACAGAAGAAGCTGTTGATAACTGTGTGTCTGTATTCAATATAGAATCGGATGATGTTAAAGGGCGTATTATTGGTAGAGAAGGTCGGAACATTCGTGCTATTGAAGCTGCAACAGGTGTTGAGATTATAGTTGACGATACACCAGAAGCTATTATACTATCATGCTTTGATTCTGTAAGAAGAGAAATTGCACGTTTGTCATTACATAAATTAGTCACTGACGGTAGAATTCACCCTGCACGTATTGAAGAGATTGTAAAGAAAACTCAAAAACAAATAGAACAAGAAATTATTGAAGTTGGAAAACGTACAGTAATTGATCTTGGGATACATAATTTGAACCCAGAGCTTATTAAGATGGTGGGACGTATGAAATACCGTTCCTCTTATGGCCAAAACTTGTTACAGCACTCACGTGAAGTTGCAAAACTTTGTGGTGTTATGGCAGCAGAATTAGGACTCAACCCAAAACTTGCTAAACGCGCTGGATTATTACATGATATCGGAAAAGTGCCAGATGCGGAAGCAGATATGGAAACACCACACGCTATTCTTGGGATGCAATGGGCTGAAAAATTTGGTGAAAAAGCAGATGTATGTAACGCTATTGGAGCGCATCATGATGAAATTGAAATGAAATCTTTATTAGCTCCAATTATACAAGTTTGTGATGCCATTTCTGGAGCGCGTCCTGGAGCACGTCGTCAAGTACTCGATAGTTATATTCAACGTTTAAAAGATTTAGAAGATATTGCTTTTGGTTTTACAGGAGTTAAAAAAGCTTATGCTATTCAAGCAGGTAGAGAATTGAGGGTTATTGTTGAAAGTGAAAAAGTAGATGATCAAAAAGCAGCAGATTTATCGTTCAGTATATCACAAAAGGTGCAAACAGATATGACCTATCCAGGTCAAGTTAAAGTAACTGTAATTAGAGAAACCAGAGCAGTTAATATTGCTAAGTAA
- a CDS encoding DUF3575 domain-containing protein → MKKLLLCAAIAVFTLSNVNAQENVIKVNPLAVLGGTDLVSYERVLGEHTSGIISAAIGGFKLGDIKYSSFGAGLQYRYYFDDVLDGWYGGAVVSYQNGKTEIEDGFFGGGSNDEEFDFTAIGGGLKVGHQWVWDSGFSLDLNIGASYKSFDYDFTDGTSTSTQDLFKASGTLPTFGFGLGYAW, encoded by the coding sequence ATGAAAAAATTATTATTATGTGCTGCTATTGCAGTATTTACATTATCAAACGTTAATGCTCAGGAGAATGTAATCAAAGTGAACCCTTTAGCTGTTTTAGGAGGTACGGACCTGGTCTCTTATGAGAGAGTTTTAGGTGAACACACTTCTGGTATCATTAGTGCCGCTATTGGAGGTTTTAAACTTGGAGATATAAAATATTCTTCATTTGGAGCTGGGCTTCAGTACAGATATTATTTTGACGATGTACTTGATGGATGGTATGGAGGCGCTGTTGTTTCATATCAAAATGGTAAAACAGAAATTGAAGATGGTTTCTTTGGTGGTGGTTCTAATGATGAAGAGTTTGACTTTACTGCCATTGGTGGTGGTTTAAAAGTTGGACACCAATGGGTTTGGGATAGTGGATTCTCTTTAGATTTAAATATCGGAGCTAGTTATAAGTCATTTGACTATGATTTTACAGATGGTACATCAACATCAACACAAGATTTATTTAAAGCTAGTGGAACGTTACCAACTTTTGGGTTTGGTTTGGGTTATGCCTGGTAG
- the lpdA gene encoding dihydrolipoyl dehydrogenase has product MSKYDIIVLGSGPGGYVTAIRASQLGFKTAIIEKENLGGICLNWGCIPTKALLKSAQVFEYLKHAGDYGLTVKDFDKDFDAVIKRSRGVADGMSKGIEFLMKKNKIDVINGFGKLKPGKKVDVDGTEYSADNIIIATGARSRELPSLPQDGKKVIGYREAMSLPKQPKKMIVVGSGAIGVEFAYFYNSMGTEVTVVEYLPNVVPVEDEEVSKQLERSFKKSGIKIMTSAEVTSVDTSGKGVKATVKTKKGEEVLEADIILSAVGIKSNIENIGLEDVGIVIDRDKIIVNDFYQTNIPGYYAIGDVTPGQALAHVASAEGILCVEKLAGQHVEALDYGNIPGCTYCSPEIASVGLTEKQAKEKGLDIKVGKFPFSASGKASAGGNKDGFVKVIFDAKYGEWLGCHMIGAGVTDMIAEAVLGRKLETTGHEVLKAVHPHPTMSEAVMEAVADAYDEVIHL; this is encoded by the coding sequence ATGAGTAAATACGATATTATTGTTCTTGGTAGCGGCCCAGGGGGCTATGTTACTGCTATTAGAGCGTCACAATTAGGTTTTAAAACTGCTATTATTGAAAAAGAAAATCTTGGTGGTATATGCTTAAATTGGGGTTGTATCCCAACAAAAGCGTTATTAAAATCTGCCCAGGTATTTGAATATCTTAAGCATGCAGGAGATTATGGGCTTACTGTTAAAGATTTCGATAAAGATTTTGATGCCGTTATAAAACGTAGTCGTGGTGTTGCAGATGGCATGAGTAAGGGTATTGAGTTTTTAATGAAAAAAAATAAAATTGACGTTATTAATGGTTTTGGAAAACTTAAACCTGGGAAAAAGGTTGATGTTGACGGAACAGAATATAGCGCTGATAATATAATTATTGCAACAGGCGCTCGATCTCGCGAATTACCAAGTTTACCACAAGACGGGAAAAAGGTAATTGGTTATAGAGAAGCTATGAGTTTACCAAAACAGCCAAAGAAGATGATCGTTGTTGGTTCTGGTGCTATTGGTGTTGAGTTTGCATATTTTTATAATTCTATGGGAACTGAGGTGACCGTTGTTGAATATTTACCTAATGTAGTACCTGTTGAAGACGAGGAGGTTTCTAAGCAATTAGAACGTTCGTTTAAGAAAAGTGGTATAAAAATTATGACTTCTGCCGAAGTGACTTCTGTTGATACTTCTGGAAAAGGTGTCAAAGCTACGGTAAAGACTAAAAAAGGAGAAGAAGTTCTTGAAGCTGACATTATTCTATCTGCTGTTGGTATAAAATCAAATATTGAAAATATTGGACTAGAAGATGTAGGTATCGTTATAGATAGAGACAAGATTATTGTTAACGATTTTTATCAAACTAATATCCCAGGCTATTATGCCATTGGTGATGTGACTCCTGGCCAAGCTTTGGCACATGTCGCTTCTGCTGAGGGTATATTATGTGTTGAAAAATTAGCGGGACAACATGTAGAGGCTTTAGATTATGGAAATATTCCTGGTTGTACCTATTGTTCACCAGAAATTGCCAGTGTAGGTTTAACCGAGAAACAAGCTAAAGAAAAAGGCTTAGATATTAAAGTTGGAAAATTCCCATTCTCAGCTTCTGGTAAAGCCAGTGCAGGTGGAAATAAAGATGGCTTTGTAAAAGTGATTTTTGATGCAAAATATGGAGAATGGCTAGGTTGCCATATGATTGGCGCTGGTGTTACCGACATGATTGCCGAAGCTGTTTTAGGTAGAAAACTAGAAACTACTGGGCACGAAGTGTTAAAAGCAGTACATCCACACCCAACTATGAGTGAAGCTGTTATGGAGGCGGTTGCAGATGCTTATGATGAAGTGATTCATTTATAA
- a CDS encoding M23 family metallopeptidase, translated as MRFILSLFFISTFFLNAQNNYPQDYFDSPLEVPLILSGTFAELRSNHFHSGLDIKTQQRTGLKVKASANGYVSRIKVSHYGYGKALYITHPNGYTTVYAHLQKFAPDIQAYIKKHQYEKETYEVELFPSAEILPITKNSLIAYSGNSGGSGGPHLHYEIRDKMEHPINPMLFGIDIKDSTNPIIKSIYAYPLDKNSFINKSNTKQKLHLIPLKNGDYTIKNIEAYGNIGFGIETIDRQDLAANSNGVYNIQTFLNGRRNFELDFRKFSFGETKHINQLIDYEHYATKKKRIQKLFKKNTPLSLYKSIINNGYLPIQDSTYSVYKIRVADYKNNEAWVTINIKGSKNGISEPQKKQTTPYHIKANKATSLKEEKVSVDFYKDTFYDDFYMDFEVKNDTLTLHKNVIAAKKRFNITYDVSSYTNEDKSKLYIARLLGYKKQPAYTSTKREGDLLIARTKTLGTFTLASDTIKPTITPVNFKSGQWLSKYRYLKIKIDDKQSGISKYRATINGKWILMEYDYKTKILTHDFNDGIITDTKNNLKVIVTDNVGNNSTFETLFYRK; from the coding sequence ATGCGATTCATACTGTCCCTTTTTTTTATATCCACTTTTTTTTTAAATGCTCAAAATAATTACCCACAAGATTATTTTGATAGTCCTTTAGAGGTTCCTTTAATATTATCCGGTACGTTTGCCGAATTACGTTCCAATCATTTTCATTCTGGTTTAGATATAAAAACACAACAACGCACTGGTTTAAAAGTAAAAGCATCTGCTAATGGCTATGTAAGCCGAATAAAAGTTTCTCATTATGGTTACGGAAAAGCATTGTACATAACACACCCAAATGGCTACACAACTGTTTATGCACATTTACAGAAATTCGCCCCGGATATTCAAGCGTATATTAAAAAACATCAATATGAAAAAGAAACGTATGAGGTTGAATTATTTCCTAGTGCAGAAATTTTACCAATAACAAAAAATAGTCTTATAGCTTATAGCGGAAATTCGGGAGGTTCAGGAGGTCCACATTTACATTATGAAATTCGCGACAAAATGGAACATCCCATCAACCCTATGCTTTTTGGTATTGATATAAAAGATTCTACAAACCCTATAATAAAATCGATTTATGCATATCCTTTGGATAAGAATTCGTTTATAAACAAATCTAATACCAAACAAAAACTACACTTAATTCCACTAAAAAATGGCGATTATACAATAAAAAATATTGAAGCTTATGGAAATATTGGTTTTGGTATTGAAACCATAGACAGGCAGGATCTGGCAGCGAACTCTAATGGCGTATACAACATTCAAACCTTTTTAAATGGTAGAAGAAACTTTGAATTAGATTTTAGAAAGTTTTCATTTGGTGAAACTAAGCACATCAACCAGCTTATTGATTATGAGCATTATGCTACAAAAAAAAAACGGATTCAAAAATTATTTAAAAAAAATACCCCATTAAGTTTATATAAATCTATAATAAATAATGGCTATTTACCTATACAAGATAGCACATATTCAGTTTATAAAATTAGAGTTGCCGATTATAAAAACAATGAAGCATGGGTCACTATAAATATAAAAGGGTCTAAAAATGGCATTTCTGAACCACAAAAAAAACAAACAACACCTTATCATATAAAAGCTAATAAAGCGACTAGTTTAAAAGAGGAAAAAGTTTCTGTTGATTTTTACAAGGACACTTTTTATGATGATTTTTATATGGACTTTGAAGTGAAAAACGATACACTTACTTTACATAAAAATGTTATAGCTGCTAAGAAAAGATTCAATATAACTTATGATGTAAGCTCATACACTAATGAAGATAAATCTAAATTATACATAGCACGTTTATTGGGTTATAAAAAACAACCTGCTTATACATCTACTAAAAGAGAAGGAGATCTTTTAATAGCAAGAACAAAAACTCTTGGTACTTTCACTCTTGCTTCAGATACAATAAAACCTACTATTACCCCTGTTAATTTTAAAAGCGGTCAATGGTTAAGTAAATATCGTTACTTAAAAATTAAAATTGATGATAAACAGTCCGGAATTTCTAAATATAGAGCCACGATAAATGGTAAATGGATTTTAATGGAGTACGATTATAAAACAAAAATACTTACTCATGATTTTAATGATGGTATAATTACAGACACAAAGAATAATTTAAAAGTAATAGTTACCGATAATGTAGGAAATAATTCTACTTTTGAAACGTTATTTTACAGAAAATAA
- a CDS encoding porin family protein, which yields MKKLLLCAAVAVFGLSSMNAQETKFGVKAGIDAASQKLKGGIVSVTVSETGFYVGAFAEIGISDAFSFQPEVLYVAVDNLDQIAIPLMAKFGVSEKLDVLAGPALGILLDTADGVKSFNYGIEAGAAYDITEELFVEARYNIGLANLIENAPSGTSTKLSGFFVGLGYRF from the coding sequence ATGAAGAAATTACTACTTTGTGCTGCTGTTGCAGTATTTGGATTATCAAGCATGAATGCTCAAGAAACAAAATTTGGTGTTAAAGCAGGTATTGATGCTGCATCACAAAAATTAAAAGGAGGAATAGTCAGTGTTACCGTTTCTGAGACGGGATTTTATGTAGGTGCTTTTGCTGAAATTGGAATTTCAGATGCTTTTAGTTTTCAACCAGAAGTTCTTTATGTTGCAGTAGACAATTTAGATCAAATAGCTATTCCACTTATGGCGAAATTTGGAGTCTCTGAAAAATTAGATGTACTTGCCGGACCAGCTTTAGGTATTTTACTTGATACTGCTGATGGAGTAAAGTCTTTTAATTACGGTATTGAAGCAGGAGCTGCTTATGATATTACTGAAGAACTATTTGTTGAAGCCAGATACAATATTGGTTTAGCTAATTTAATTGAAAATGCGCCTAGCGGAACTTCTACTAAATTAAGCGGATTTTTTGTTGGTTTAGGATATAGATTCTAA
- a CDS encoding TonB-dependent receptor, with protein MKAKLLRTSILFFFIITISYSQTATIKGVILDENNRPVEKVNINAGTSGAITNSNGFYIFKIKANQDVIIEFTHLSHKKIVSTFHLKSGEEYEFNPVMSTSIEQIATVIVTNNRRKEVEGIVTLKPETIRKIPGANAGVENLLLTLPGVSNNNELSTQYSVRGGNYDENLVYVNDIEVYRPFLVRSGQQEGLSFVNTDLVQNVDFSAGGFQAKYGDKLSSVLDITYKTPYQFEVNTDLSLLGGSLSVENISKDSKFTGITGIRYRDNSLLVNAKETETNFNPTFADAQAYFTYKFSNKFHLSFLGNASINKYNYEPQTRQTNFGTLSDPIALLVFYEGQEKDRYQTYFGAFKGTYFANDHVTLKLIASTYHTTEEEYFDILAQYRLGEVNTNIGDENLGEVEFSQGIGGQLNHGRNDLDALITNIEHKGDFNINDHRIEWSVKYTNEDIRDRLIEWEIIDSAGFSIRPPKTIPTNEQPYIPYNGPLEAFQNVRTTNNTQINRLQAYAQWSKRSKIGTNDVWYNAGVRVHNWRVKDHGVSSSNQTVFSPRAQFAIKPYWEKDMLFRVAGGLYYQPPFYRELRDASGNVQSNVKAQQSFHLVLGNDYSFKMWDRPFKLTTEAYYKNLTDVNPYTVENVRIRYRASNNAKAYAYGLDMRLNGEFVPGTESWFSFGYLKTEENIDNRGYISRPTDQRLKFAALFQDYVPNVPSMKMYLNLVYNTGLPGGSPSYADPYEYQNRLPAYKRADLGLQFVLVDAKKQFNNGWKKPFKELSFGFEIYNMFDVQNSITNTWVRDVYTKRQYAIPNYLTPRVFNVRTTMKF; from the coding sequence TTGAAAGCAAAACTATTACGAACCTCTATTTTATTTTTTTTCATAATTACGATTAGTTACTCGCAAACAGCAACAATTAAAGGAGTGATATTAGATGAAAATAATCGTCCTGTTGAAAAAGTAAACATTAATGCAGGTACTAGTGGCGCCATAACGAACTCAAATGGTTTTTATATTTTTAAAATCAAAGCAAACCAAGATGTTATTATAGAGTTTACGCATCTTTCACATAAAAAAATTGTCAGTACCTTTCATTTAAAAAGCGGAGAAGAATACGAGTTCAACCCAGTGATGAGCACCTCTATTGAGCAAATAGCGACTGTTATTGTAACAAACAACAGACGCAAAGAAGTTGAAGGTATTGTTACTTTAAAGCCCGAAACCATTAGAAAAATTCCCGGGGCCAACGCTGGAGTAGAAAATTTATTATTAACACTCCCGGGAGTAAGTAATAATAACGAATTAAGCACACAATACTCAGTACGTGGTGGTAATTACGACGAAAACTTAGTATACGTTAACGATATAGAAGTTTATCGTCCCTTTTTAGTGCGTTCAGGGCAACAAGAAGGTTTGAGTTTTGTAAATACAGATTTAGTGCAAAACGTCGATTTTTCTGCTGGAGGATTTCAGGCGAAATATGGAGACAAGCTTTCTTCTGTACTTGATATTACGTACAAAACACCATATCAATTTGAAGTAAATACAGATTTAAGTTTATTAGGGGGCAGCCTTTCTGTTGAAAATATAAGTAAAGATTCAAAATTTACTGGAATTACGGGAATTCGTTATCGTGATAATAGTTTATTGGTAAATGCGAAAGAAACTGAAACCAATTTCAATCCTACTTTTGCAGACGCTCAAGCCTATTTTACTTATAAGTTTTCAAATAAATTTCATTTAAGTTTTTTAGGAAATGCTTCAATAAACAAATACAATTATGAGCCACAAACAAGACAAACTAATTTTGGAACCTTAAGTGATCCCATTGCCCTATTAGTATTTTACGAAGGCCAGGAAAAAGATCGCTACCAAACTTATTTTGGTGCTTTTAAAGGAACTTATTTTGCAAATGACCATGTAACTCTTAAGCTAATTGCCTCTACTTATCATACCACAGAAGAAGAGTATTTTGATATTTTAGCACAATACAGATTAGGAGAAGTAAACACAAATATCGGTGACGAAAACCTAGGCGAAGTTGAATTTAGTCAAGGTATTGGCGGTCAGCTTAATCATGGACGGAATGATTTAGATGCTCTAATAACAAACATAGAACATAAAGGTGATTTTAATATTAATGATCATAGAATTGAATGGTCTGTAAAATATACAAATGAAGATATTCGTGATCGCTTAATTGAATGGGAGATTATTGATTCTGCAGGATTCTCAATTAGACCCCCTAAAACAATCCCTACAAACGAACAACCATATATACCTTATAATGGTCCACTAGAAGCATTTCAAAACGTAAGAACTACTAACAACACACAGATAAATAGATTACAGGCTTACGCGCAATGGAGCAAACGTTCAAAAATAGGAACAAATGACGTTTGGTACAATGCAGGAGTTAGAGTGCACAACTGGCGTGTTAAAGATCATGGTGTTTCATCATCAAATCAAACAGTATTTAGCCCTAGAGCACAATTTGCTATCAAACCATATTGGGAAAAAGATATGCTTTTTAGAGTTGCAGGTGGTTTGTATTATCAACCACCTTTTTATAGAGAGCTTCGTGATGCTAGTGGTAATGTACAGTCTAATGTAAAGGCACAGCAATCATTTCATTTAGTATTAGGTAACGACTATAGTTTTAAAATGTGGGATAGACCCTTTAAACTAACTACTGAGGCTTATTATAAAAATTTGACAGATGTAAACCCTTATACTGTAGAAAATGTGCGTATCCGCTATAGAGCAAGTAACAATGCCAAAGCTTATGCTTATGGATTGGATATGCGATTAAATGGTGAGTTTGTTCCAGGCACTGAATCATGGTTTAGTTTTGGATATTTAAAAACAGAAGAAAATATAGATAATAGAGGATATATATCGAGACCAACAGACCAACGTTTAAAATTTGCTGCCTTATTTCAAGATTATGTACCAAACGTGCCAAGCATGAAAATGTATTTGAACCTGGTTTATAATACGGGTTTACCAGGAGGATCTCCCAGTTATGCAGATCCTTACGAATACCAAAACAGATTACCTGCATACAAACGTGCCGATTTAGGTTTACAGTTTGTACTTGTTGATGCAAAAAAGCAATTTAACAATGGTTGGAAAAAACCTTTTAAAGAGCTGTCTTTCGGATTTGAAATTTACAATATGTTTGATGTACAAAACTCTATTACCAATACCTGGGTAAGAGATGTATACACTAAACGTCAATATGCCATACCTAATTATTTAACACCTAGGGTTTTTAATGTAAGGACGACCATGAAGTTTTAA
- a CDS encoding porin family protein, with amino-acid sequence MKRTLLCTVIVLFGLLNINAQEIQFGGKAGVSFASLKVKNQTFSITNSETGFYVGGFAEIGVFDGLTFRPELLYIAVEDLNQISIPLMVKYEVSDVFNILAGPSFGYLLDVNDGFKSFNYGIEIGAAYDIYINRSVDGLFVEARYNFGLANLIEDAPSGITRKLSSLFVGLGYRFK; translated from the coding sequence ATGAAAAGAACATTATTATGTACTGTTATTGTATTATTTGGGCTGTTAAACATAAATGCTCAAGAAATTCAATTTGGAGGAAAAGCAGGCGTAAGTTTTGCGTCATTAAAAGTTAAAAATCAAACGTTCAGTATAACAAATTCTGAAACCGGATTTTATGTAGGTGGGTTTGCAGAGATTGGAGTTTTTGATGGGCTTACTTTTAGACCTGAACTACTTTATATTGCAGTAGAAGACTTAAATCAGATAAGTATTCCACTTATGGTTAAATATGAAGTGTCTGATGTGTTTAATATACTTGCAGGCCCAAGTTTTGGTTACTTACTTGATGTTAATGATGGATTTAAGTCTTTTAATTACGGAATTGAAATAGGTGCTGCTTACGATATTTATATTAATAGGAGTGTGGATGGGCTATTTGTAGAAGCTAGATATAATTTTGGTTTAGCTAATTTAATTGAAGATGCACCTAGTGGAATTACCAGAAAATTAAGTAGTCTTTTTGTTGGTTTAGGATATAGGTTTAAATAG
- a CDS encoding cell division protein ZapA, with product MPEKLKIKLSIANRVYPLTIEANQEEGLRKAAKNIEAMIKQFEQSYSVRDKQDVLAMCALQFASQVEQDSINKDNVNEHVEDKLNALNDLLHSYLIS from the coding sequence ATGCCAGAAAAGCTTAAAATAAAGCTATCTATAGCTAATAGAGTATATCCTTTAACGATTGAAGCAAATCAAGAAGAAGGATTGCGTAAAGCGGCTAAGAACATTGAAGCGATGATAAAGCAATTTGAGCAAAGTTATTCTGTTAGAGATAAACAAGATGTATTGGCCATGTGCGCGTTACAATTTGCATCTCAAGTAGAACAGGATTCAATTAATAAAGATAATGTAAATGAGCATGTAGAAGATAAGCTAAATGCGCTTAATGATTTATTACATTCTTATTTGATCTCTTAA
- the xerD gene encoding site-specific tyrosine recombinase XerD yields MKWEHALKDYKLYLKIERGLSENSIENYSRDVKKLINYLENHEISESPITITKEVVQGFIYEVAKSVNARSQSRLISGLRSFFSYLIFEDYMTSNPLELIESPKIGRKLPDTLSEEEIDIIINAIDLSKPEGERNRAMLETLYGCGLRVSELINLKISDLFFDEGFIKVTGKGDKQRFVPIIDITQKYINIYRKEIRNHLNIQAGYEDTLFLNRRGKQLTRAMIFTIIKRLAEKIGLKKNISPHTFRHSFATHLLQNDADLRSIQLMLGHESITTTEIYVHLDKSHLTEVVEKYHPRK; encoded by the coding sequence ATGAAATGGGAGCACGCACTTAAAGACTATAAATTGTATCTAAAAATTGAGAGAGGTCTATCAGAAAATTCCATAGAAAACTATTCACGTGATGTTAAAAAGCTAATTAACTATTTAGAAAATCATGAGATCAGTGAATCTCCAATTACGATTACTAAAGAAGTAGTTCAGGGGTTTATATATGAAGTAGCTAAAAGCGTCAATGCTCGTTCACAATCGCGCTTAATTTCTGGTTTACGCAGTTTTTTTAGCTATTTAATCTTTGAGGATTATATGACTTCTAACCCCTTAGAACTTATTGAATCACCAAAAATTGGTAGAAAGTTACCTGATACGTTAAGTGAAGAAGAAATTGATATTATTATAAATGCTATAGATTTAAGTAAACCTGAAGGAGAACGCAATCGTGCTATGTTAGAAACACTTTATGGGTGTGGGTTGCGAGTCAGCGAGCTCATTAATCTTAAGATTTCTGATTTGTTTTTTGATGAAGGCTTTATAAAAGTTACTGGTAAAGGTGACAAACAACGCTTTGTGCCAATTATAGATATCACTCAAAAATATATTAACATATATAGAAAAGAAATCCGAAATCATTTAAATATTCAAGCTGGCTACGAAGACACACTCTTTTTAAACAGAAGAGGCAAACAACTTACCAGAGCAATGATTTTTACCATTATTAAGCGTTTGGCAGAGAAAATCGGACTCAAAAAAAATATCTCTCCACATACTTTCAGACATTCGTTTGCTACTCATTTATTACAAAATGATGCAGATCTCAGGTCTATACAATTAATGCTTGGCCATGAAAGTATAACCACTACCGAAATATATGTACATTTAGATAAAAGTCACTTAACCGAGGTGGTAGAAAAGTATCATCCTAGGAAATAG
- the aroQ gene encoding type II 3-dehydroquinate dehydratase, giving the protein MKKLIIINGPNLNLLGKREPNIYGSLSFTEFLEQVKQKYTHVEIDYFQSNIEGELIDKLHEVGFNHDGIILNAAAYTHTSVGIGDAIKAIDTPVVEVHISNTFNREEFRHQSYISPNARGVILGFGLQSYELAIQSF; this is encoded by the coding sequence ATGAAGAAATTGATAATAATTAACGGTCCAAATCTAAACTTGCTAGGAAAAAGAGAACCTAATATTTATGGAAGTTTATCATTTACTGAGTTTTTGGAACAAGTTAAACAAAAATATACTCATGTAGAGATTGATTATTTTCAATCTAATATTGAAGGAGAGCTCATTGATAAATTACATGAAGTTGGTTTTAACCATGATGGCATTATTTTAAATGCCGCTGCTTATACACATACATCTGTCGGCATTGGTGATGCGATTAAAGCCATAGACACTCCTGTGGTAGAAGTACACATCTCAAATACTTTTAATAGAGAAGAGTTTAGACATCAATCCTATATTTCTCCTAATGCCAGAGGCGTTATTCTTGGTTTTGGCTTACAAAGTTATGAATTAGCTATTCAGAGTTTTTAG